From the genome of Metarhizium brunneum chromosome 4, complete sequence, one region includes:
- the asaC_1 gene encoding Nonribosomal peptide synthetase asaC — MDFTSHISDHDIAGLLSRNVVCHGNRNAIIDGSLSITYQQLDLKAKEISLDLIRQGVAYEDPVGILTAFGLPHLIAQVGVIYAGATCVPLDSERSDAELAAQLHVAHVNFLIVDDMHRDRQLLAEKVVLIRDPNIELLRDKTQDIPKPLQPTFRSHILFTSGTTGTPKGVQIPAAGIVRIARDPLCEAISGEDTVGHLNNPCFDVSLIDIWCSLINGTTIVVMDRRELLSPGLFARSLKRQQVTFAFLPTALFHMVALACPTAFSEMNTVIVGGEGLSIGPCKAVLEHGPPRRLINGYGPTECTILACGHQITWKGVQDAASGYLPIGRPLGKTVAHVFDDSLRPVTGNNQGELYLGGAGLSMGYLEAPDAQRTGFVTVPGLGPREEPSRLYRTKDAVCRDDAGNLVWVGRMDREVKMRGYRIPLDVIESEILCTGLVSSVVAAKVNLPDANMSLLVACVTYLPSRGGSVSPCLLARCQARLPKYMVPQLVEFGAMPMTRHGKIDRKRVHEILVDGLIRRLSEQSSIEVMKSDQSMSSEAKLRSLWSQILVTVPRHDIQPETDFFGIGATSLHVASLIHGVHHVFGVDILARTVYECSTLRGLADIIQQERHHRPAYQAKEIQDNLLMDAATLWRNIPIPQVEPVDWLSAGEGRVFLTGATGFIGAFMLLELLRMPQVHRVRCLVRADRLETAYSKLFRNLDKYRLAQLEEDLRTKIEVIPGDFSQNRLGLTESSFQELAEWASVVFHLGAQVNYNEPYAATRTANVLGTLNLLRLAATGKPKAFHYTSTISAFGPTGLMKNRPNLIDEDGSLAPYVENAIPYEMGYGQSQWVADELVSTLMRRGFPTAIYRCGFVLCHGESGIGNLDDFASRLLTDCTRLGIFPLLPDQREELVTVDYVASAMRLISTSNDNLGRAYHLVPDLDSSIDMNTLFRLVGKAANVTMTGLPYHDWLDRIRTAVENASKLRLTPLLPMLEEKVLGERTRIELYEGMARFKRENTVDALQKTGCNGFLREAAVNEKDLQAYVRFLQSQD, encoded by the coding sequence ATGGATTTTACGTCTCATATATCCGATCATGATATAGCGGGTCTCCTATCTCGGAATGTCGTTTGCCATGGAAATAGAAACGCGATAATTGATGGGAGTCTCTCCATCACCTACCAGCAACTAGATCTCAAAGCCAAGGAAATTTCTTTGGACTTGATTCGACAAGGAGTTGCGTATGAGGACCCAGTCGGTATTCTCACAGCATTTGGGTTACCCCATTTAATCGCTCAAGTAGGGGTGATTTATGCCGGTGCTACATGCGTCCCGTTGGACAGCGAACGCTCGGATGCTGAGCTCGCAGCACAACTCCATGTAGCACATGTGAATTTCCTAATTGTCGACGACATGCACCGTGATCGTCAACTATTAGCGGAGAAGGTAGTACTCATTCGTGAcccgaacattgaacttcTGAGGGACAAGACGCAGGATATTCCAAAACCTTTGCAGCCCACGTTTCGTTCACACATCCTCTTCACGTCTGGTACCACGGGGACGCCAAAGGGTGTCCAGATCCCGGCGGCTGGGATTGTCAGAATTGCTCGCGATCCACTCTGCGAAGCCATCTCCGGTGAGGACACGGTTGGCCACCTCAACAATCCATGTTTCGATGTGTCGCTGATCGATATATGGTGTTCCCTCATCAACGGGACGACAATCGTTGTCATGGACAGACGAGAGCTTCTCAGTCCTGGACTTTTCGCTCGTTCCTTGAAAAGACAGCAGGTCACGTTTGCGTTTTTGCCAACAGCCTTGTTTCACATGGTGGCACTGGCATGCCCGACTGCCTTCTCCGAGATGAACACCGTCATCGTTGGTGGAGAGGGCCTCAGCATTGGACCTTGCAAGGCTGTGCTGGAGCATGGGCCCCCTCGTCGACTTATTAACGGCTATGGGCCTACGGAGTGTACTATTCTCGCGTGCGGACATCAAATCACATGGAAAGGTGTGCAAGATGCGGCGAGTGGCTATCTGCCCATTGGCAGACCTCTTGGAAAGACGGTGGCACACGTTTTCGATGACTCGCTTCGGCCAGTGACGGGAAATAATCAGGGAGAACTCTATCTAGGAGGTGCCGGACTCTCCATGGGCTATCTTGAGGCACCAGACGCACAACGAACTGGGTTTGTGACAGTTCCAGGCCTCGGGCCTAGGGAGGAGCCAAGCCGCCTTTACCGTACCAAAGACGCTGTGTGTAGAGATGATGCTGGGAACCTGGTCTGGGTCGGCCGCATGGACCGAGAGGTCAAGATGAGAGGTTATCGCATTCCTTTGGATGTCATTGAGTCGGAGATTCTGTGTACTGGCCTCGTAAGTTCagtcgttgccgccaaggTGAATCTCCCCGATGCAAATATGTCCCTGCTGGTGGCCTGCGTGACATATCTACCCTCTCGAGGGGGAAGCGTCAGTCCATGTCTCCTTGCAAGATGCCAGGCGCGTCTTCCAAAATACATGGTCCCACAGCTGGTCGAATTCGGAGCCATGCCCATGACTCGACATGGAAAGATTGATAGAAAAAGAGTGCACGAGATTCTGGTGGATGGGCTCATACGCCGCCTCAGCGAGCAGAGCTCCATTGAAGTCATGAAGTCGGACCAGTCCATGTCATCCGAAGCAAAGCTGCGTTCTCTGTGGAGCCAGATCCTTGTCACGGTTCCGAGGCATGATATCCAGCCCGAGACCGACTTCTTTGGTATAGGTGCCACGTCCTTGCACGTGGCATCTCTGATTCACGGTGTGCATCACGTCTTCGGAGTGGACATCCTCGCTCGGACTGTCTACGAGTGTTCGACCCTGCGTGGCCTCGCAGACATAATCCAGCAAGAACGACACCACAGACCTGCGTATCAAGCCAAGGAGATCCAAGACAATCTTCTGATGGACGCGGCTACCCTCTGGAGAAATATTCCTATTCCCCAAGTAGAACCCGTAGACTGGTTGTCTGCTGGAGAAGGCAGGGTGTTCTTGACTGGTGCCACGGGCTTCATCGGGGCCTTCATgctcctcgagctgcttCGGATGCCACAAGTCCACAGAGTCCGATGTCTTGTTCGTGCAGACCGCTTAGAAACTGCCTACTCCAAATTGTTCAGAAATTTGGATAAGTACCGACTTGCCCAGCTGGAGGAGGACCTCAGGACCAAAATAGAGGTTATTCCCGGAGACTTCTCCCAGAACAGGCTCGGGTTAACGGAATCGAGCTTCCAGGAACTGGCGGAATGGGCCAGCGTGGTCTTTCATCTGGGCGCCCAGGTCAACTATAACGAGCCATATGCTGCCACCCGGACTGCCAATGTCTTGGGCACACTCAACCTGCTTCGCCTAGCCGCTACAGGAAAACCAAAGGCATTCCACTATACGTCAACTATTTCAGCCTTTGGCCCGACTGGTCTGATGAAAAATCGGCCAAATTTGATCGACGAGGACGGGTCTCTGGCACCCTACGTCGAGAATGCTATCCCGTATGAGATGGGCTATGGACAAAGTCAGTGGGTGGCGGATGAGTTGGTCTCGACCCTGATGCGGCGCGGGTTTCCCACAGCCATCTACCGCTGCGGATTTGTCTTGTGTCACGGCGAAAGCGGTATTGGTAATTTGGACGATTTCGCCAGCCGCCTGTTGACAGATTGTACAAGGCTAGGAATCTTTCCCCTGCTTCCAGACCAGCGCGAAGAGCTTGTGACTGTTGATTACGTGGCATCCGCCATGAGACTGATTTCCACGTCAAACGATAACCTGGGACGCGCATACCATCTTGTTCCTGATCTCGACTCGAGCATCGATATGAATACGCTCTTTCGTCTTGTTGGCAAGGCGGCAAATGTCACAATGACCGGTTTGCCATATCACGACTGGCTTGACAGAATACGCACCGCGGTTGAAAATGCTTCCAAGCTGCGGCTTACACCTCTGCTGCCCATGTTGGAGGAGAAGGTGCTTGGAGAACGGACCCGAATCGAATTGTATGAAGGAATGGCGAGGTTCAAGCGTGAAAACACTGTCGATGCATTGCAGAAAACGGGGTGCAATGGGTTCCTAAGGGAAGCGGCGGTGAATGAAAAGGATCTGCAGGCCTATGTCAGGTTTTTGCAGTCGCAGGACTAA
- the TOXD gene encoding Protein TOXD: protein MSLPTTQKAVVIQGPGVAKVVADRPIPKLRDGFILVKTAAVGLNPTDWKHIDHMIKEAGPVVGCDYAGVVEAVGPGVTKPFKKGDRICGIAHGSNAVQHEDGTFAEYIVVKGDVQIKIPDNLSFEDAATLGVSVTTVAQSLYQGLGLALPSAPARDAAPVLIYGGSTATGILAIQYAKLSGYKVVTTCSPRNNDLVEALGADAVFDYNDPECAAKIRAYTNDSLAVALDTISLPESAEICEGALASSPPPGTTLRYHALLPATTARSDVTDTRSLAYTAMGEAWSFKGEPQPVVREDFEYAVKFWDLSRELLASGKLKVPPVQLGRGLDGVLDGLQALRENKVSGKKLVYTV, encoded by the coding sequence atgtcTCTGCCCACTACCCAGAAAGCGGTCGTCATCCAGGGCCCAGGGGTGGCCAAAGTCGTGGCTGACCGACCCATCCCCAAGCTCCGCGATGGCTTCATCCTGgtcaagacggcggcggttGGCCTCAACCCCACAGACTGGAAACACATCGACCACATGATCAAGGAGGCCGGCCCCGTAGTCGGCTGCGACTACGcgggcgtcgtcgaggccgtcggGCCGGGCGTCACCAAACCCTTCAAAAAGGGCGACCGCATCTGCGGCATCGCACACGGCAGCAACGCCGTCCAGCACGAGGACGGCACCTTTGCCGAGTACATCGTCGTCAAGGGCGACGTGCAGATCAAGATCCCCGACAACCTGAGCTTCGAGGACGCGGCCACGCTCGGCGTCAGCGTCACCACGGTCGCGCAGAGCTTATACCAGGGCCTGGGTCTTGCTCTGCCCTCGGCGCCCGCCCGGGACGCTGCCCCCGTCCTCATCTACGGAGGGAGCACGGCAACCGGCATCCTTGCCATCCAGTACGCCAAGCTGTCCGGGTACAAGGTCGTGACTACGTGCTCCCCGCGCAACAACGACCTGGTCGAGGctctcggcgccgacgccgtcttcGACTACAACGACCCGGAGTGCGCGGCCAAGATCCGCGCCTACACGAACGACTCGCTTGCCGTGGCGCTGGACACAATCTCCCTGCCTGAATCGGCCGAGATTTGCGAGGGGGcgttggcgtcgtcgccgccgccggggacTACCCTCCGGTACCATGCTCTTCTCCCCGCGACGACGGCCCGGAGTGACGTTACGGACACGCGGTCCCTGGCTTACACGGCAATGGGGGAGGCGTGGAGCTTTAAGGGCGAGCCGCAACCCGTTGTCAGGGAGGACTTTGAGTACGCCGTCAAGTTTTGGGACTTGTCGCGAGAGCTGCTCGCGTCGGGGAAGCTCAAGGTCCCGCCGGTGCAGCTGGGACGAGGGCTGGACGGCGTGCTGGACGGTCTGCAGGCTTTGAGGGAGAACAAGGTCAGCGGGAAGAAGCTCGTGTACACGGTGTAA
- the bli-3 gene encoding Protein bli-3: MSFSNTSTGDKPADPYTKANKEDPDVRTKVADLGTFITNCKYGMMTTRSAGSSRLASRCMALAGTENNGVDLIFHTNTESGKTDDVAGDPDVNMAFLNATGEWASVSGHASIITDRDAVKKYYSPTLKAWLGDLGDGVHDASENDPRIGIVRVTAETATYALSGKGQIMQAVEIAQSALRGKPAEVNRLRHISEEEFKAWRVHQN; the protein is encoded by the coding sequence ATGTCATTCTCCAACACCTCTACCGGCGACAAGCCCGCCGACCCGTacaccaaggccaacaaGGAGGACCCCGACGTGCGCACCAAGGTGGCAGACCTGGGAACCTTCATCACAAACTGCAAGTACGGCATGATGACGACGCGATCAGCCGGCTCCAGCCGCCTAGCCTCCCGCTGCATGGCCCTAGCAGGGACGGAGAACAACGGCGTCGACCTAATCTTCCACACCAACACCGAGTCGGGCAAGACGGACGACGTCGCCGGCGACCCGGACGTCAACATGGCCTTCCTCAACGCCACGGGCGAATGGGCCTCGGTGTCGGGCCACGCGtccatcatcaccgaccGCGACGCCGTCAAGAAGTACTACAGCCCTACTCTCAAGGCGTGGCTGGGCGACCTGGGCGACGGCGTTCACGACGCCTCCGAGAATGATCCccgcatcggcatcgtcagGGTCACGGCCGAGACGGCCACCTATGCGCTGTCGGGAAAGGGCCAGATTATGCAGGCGGTTGAAATTGCCCAGAGTGCATTGAGAGGCAAGCCCGCCGAGGTGAATAGGCTGAGACACATATCGGAAGAGGAATTCAAGGCGTGGCGCGTGCATCAAAACTAG